The Triticum aestivum cultivar Chinese Spring chromosome 6D, IWGSC CS RefSeq v2.1, whole genome shotgun sequence genomic sequence GGAACATTAGGATTTCCAATGTTGTTTTCCTCTTTCAAGATTGCAGTTTTCATTAGTCTTAGATAGCTAAGGTACATAGTTTTCATTTAACAATTTTTTTCACTGTTCTCTCATCTCCTATATGATGTCTAAAAAATACTAATGTAGacaattcaaaaaatttaaatacCTTCTGGCCAATTATGTGGGGAAGGTGCAGCCAGCCGGCTCTCGCATCGCAGTAGAGTGGAGCCGGCAATTTTATGATCGGTCTCTAAATATTTCAACTTGCATAGTTTGAATTAGTTTCACATGCTAAAGTATATAGTTTGAACATGGTATTCCTTAATTTTCCATATATAAGGTTTAGAATTATTACCCTCACTGCTTGCTAAAACTCGAAGTTACTAACaaatgcaaaagtttctgttacaAAAGGTTTAGAATCATTACCCTTGATGCTTGAATTTGGACCTTGCACCTTACTTGGGTAACATAGAGccaaatggcacattgtccaactaCACGTTCAAAACACTTCGGGTTTGACATGGTCTCTATCCTTGATCAAACATAAAGTtactaaaaaagacaaatatttctCAACACGAACATGGTTTCAattgggtctctgcgccatttggcgcaccgGGTCATCTAGTTGAACATATAAAGGTCGCTAGAGTATCCGCCATTCTAGAGGCATTGCACGCGCTAGCGCTCATGGACCGCTTGATTTTTTCACCGTACGATAATTCTTACGCTGGCACCTGGTCAACCGTTCGTTGTTTTGCACGTTAGCTGCAGTTAGAAGAGTCAATGGTGGGTGGACCTTGCTAGGCGTGGGGCCAGGTAATTTGGTGCTGCTTCTACGTTTCTGCGTAAGAGAGAGTTTTACAGCGACCACATCTGGCGATAGGAACGTGGGCTGTGTACCCGGGGTGGGAAAAACCTAGCCGCCACTCATATCCCTCCCCCGATCCCCCCTGCCCTTCCTTGGCGCCGCCAGCTCCGCCCACTTCTTGTGCGCGGGGGCGGCGGCTGAACCTCTTCGGCCCTTCCATTCTCCATCGGCCGGGGCCTGGGGGCCATTGGGTGGGACATTGCTATTCCCCACCGCCGGCTGGCAGCGTTGACGGCAGCGACAAGCAGGAGCTTGCCGACGCATGGAGGAGGTCGACGCGTCGCTGCTGCCTCTTTGCCACTGCCACGATGCCTCCTCGCCGACCACGCATCTGCCACCGGTGGAGAGTGCCCGCCGGATGAAGGTTTGCCGCCCCAACAGAGCCGTGCACTGTTGTTGTCGCCGGCACCAGAGTCCTTGTCTTTCTTGCAGCCTTCTCTCGTGCCACCTCTCTTGTGACCCCACTAGATTCATGCTTTAACTCCTGGCGTCATGGATTCCTTGATTATATGTTGATGTTGTCTGCTCGGTATTTTTGTTTGGTATGAGGGGAAAAAAATCGACGCATCTTACATGCCGTTGTTGGATCTAAATGGGCAACTGTCCATCCAAATTTGTTTGGTTGATCAGATATTTGTCCATTTTATTGTCTTAATGTAATCACATGTTCATAATTTTTCCAATCATCAGCGAAGATTTGGGTGGCTGCGATTGATTGCCGTAGGGAAAACGAAGCAAGAACTCGAAGGAGCTCAAGATTTTTCTACTACTTTGTTAATAGCTTTGTGAGGTAATTCAGCTACCTATATGTTTGTTTGTTTCCTGTTGTAGCAAGGTTATTATTTTAATTTACAGAATATAAACATGATGTATGATTTAAGCGCCTAATAGTAGATGTTGCTAGCATGAACATAATGTGTACTGTACTAATCCTGACGAACAGGTTCAGTAACCTACATCCATCAGAACATTGTGTGTCTTTTTTCTGTTGTCTCGTCTTTTCTCTTGTGGCCTTCCAATACAAAAAGTCAAATGCAATGCAACTATGAGCATTGCCGACTTATGAACACACTGAGCATGTGATCTATAGCCTCAACACACTTTCAGGGTCTATCTCATTGCTTTTCTTACTCGTACGTATGCAGCACATACAGAGCAGCCAAGATGAAACCTTCGGTTCTCATCAGCTTCTGCAactgaaaaatcatcttttaggtaGTCTAATTCTTCCAAAGTAGCGAGTGTCAATGGAGACTTGACATGCCTGGTTTTGCTTCATGAAGAGTTGCATTCTGAAAGTGACTAGGGAGGGAGGATTGGTTGGAGGGAGGGATGGAGACAGAGAAAGATGGTTAGTGTTTGATTCGCACACTATCAATCTGATTTTTCTGTAATTATTTCATGCACATCTACTTTATTTCTTCTTTGGTTTACGGAACATAGGAGGTATTAGTCATGCACATGTTAATTGTTGTTACAAACATGGCAATGGAATTCTGTTAAATTTGTTCCCCAAGGTGGTGTTATTTAGTTTGTGCTTCTTTTTCTATTGGTGCGAAAAATGATTCATTGGGTGATTTGATGCATTCATTTGTGATCTTGTCGACCGCTACACCCGCTGGCATCAAGATGAGGTCATGGTGCGGGCTTTGGGGTTTTGAGGGCGTGAAATGGTGGCATACAGAGATGTCAACAGCCTGTGTACTTGAGTAATGCTTGCTAAAGGTATGCTATATATTtccttttgaatttattttttctATTGCTTTAGTCCTGTCATAACCAGGATACGTAATGGACACAGTCCTAAAAAATCCTTATGAATTTACTTCAATCCAAAGAGGGCCTTAATTGGGCAATAGGGTTATAAACCGATAGTAATTATGTATAAAATGGAAGTGTTGCTTCAAAGAGAATTTCATGAGATGCTCCTGTTCTTAGCTCTAATCCAGTGGTATTGCTGTAGGTCAGCAGTAATGTTTTGCTTATTAAATTGATATTTGGGTAAGTTGGCAGTGTGCACGAGATATATAGTTAACTTTTTAACTGCTACACTACGAAAAAATCTAACAATCTAACAGGGAGGAGATGCCAAAAAATTTGGGGCACAACGGGAGATGCTAGAGGATCGAACATACAAACGCTGCTAGAGTACCCGCCATTCCAGGGGCATTCGCGGCGCGCATGTGATCTGGCTGCATGATCTGCCTCGCTGGCCTGATTTTACAGTGCTGTCAAAAATCCCGCGGTTAGTTTCTTTGGACATTGATCTTTCATGCTACAGCGGATGACGTGTGGGGCTCCTTTCCTCGCGGGCCTGTTTTGCAGTTACATTGAGAAGAAACCTCGGGGTCCCGTATGCTCTGTGCGCGGTGGAATCGGGTAAAAACCTAGCTGCCAATCCCCTCTCATCCTCGATCCCAGACCCCATGCCTCGTCTCTCCTCTCTTGCCGCCGCCACCACGCCCATTCTCCTCCTCCTCTACCCAGggctgcctctcctccttttcATCGACCAGATCCTACCGGATCCTCCCGCGTGCCGGCTTATCCTCGAAGAGAAGGGTCACATCTGCAGGGGAAGAGGGGTGGGCCAGCAAAGTTGAGGAGTAGCATCGCAGCTGGGTCTTCATAGTTCGGGTGGAGGAGCAGGGGAGGTGGGTGATGGGGGGAAGGAGCAGCGTGGCCGGCGACCGGAGCAAGAAGCAGCGGGGGCAACGCTCCCATCGCACTAGGGTGGTTAGCCCTTGTTCGACATGGCCCTCCAGGGCATGCGACGCAGTGCGCCAAGCACTGCAGATCTAATTTTCCTCATTGGCTTGCAGGTATGCTTCGGCTAGGTTGTTCTTTCTCTTCCTTAAGCCTCTGTTTCTGAGAGGCAAACAAATTGTATGTGTAAGTGTTGCTTATCTCAAGGCGAATAGAAGAATACAGCACTGGAGAGGTGTATGCGCACAAGAGCTTCTTTGTTCTCTTCTAATTGGCTGCCATGTGCAGCCTGCAGGTCTGAGCTGAATGAGAGCATGGACTTCAACATTTAAGTGATGAGGCAGCTAAATGTACGTAAGTCAAATTCGGCACATAAAGTCTGAGTAGGTATTTTCGGCCTTTCTTAATGTAAAGATGGTGAGTTGCCACTGCAAGAAGGTAATTTTTTGCCTTTCCACATGTTCAAGCATATGTTTGTAGATTAAAAGTTGTGTTCTTTAGAGGTGCCTTTTGAGATACAAGGCATGGTTATATGTAAATTTTAGTTCCCTTCAATGACATATTAATAGATATACATGGGTTGTCACCCTACTTTTGAAATCAGTTTGTGTATTTGAGATGGCAGATTTTGGATTAGTAGTTCTTCAGAGCACTAGATGTTTGCCCAAGATAATATTTGttattttttaatatttttgaaTCTCTGCTGGAATTCTAACCCTGCATTAATAGCAGGGTGTGCCGACTGATAAATAGTGTTGTGTTTGGTCCGTGTCTAGCAGTTGGCATATTGACCTATATTTTTCCTATAATAGTGTCCCTAATTTGCATTGAGCTGATATTACATTTGGCTAAAAGATAAAAAGACCTATATAGGAATGTTGATTGCAAACTTACCTCTTAATATTGTGTTGTTGACTTTTAGGATAGGTTGAGGAGAGTTGCCACTGCAAGAAGGTAATTTTTTCCCTCTGACACGTTCAAGCATATTAGGAGGCAATCAATGCATGACTTAATTTAAGAATATATAGGTGTTCATGCTCATAGTTGTGCTGCCCGTTGGCACCAACATGTCTAGAACATCGCCTGTGACGCGTCAGTCGATGGTCAATGCTCCGTTGGTTCGCCGCCATCCATCCACCCCCTTCTGAAATCTGAATTTTGGAATGATGGATAGATTCTGAAATCTGAATTTCGAATGATGATTATGAATTTGTCATGGTGCACATATTGGCCTACGTTTCTTCTTTTCTCCTTTCAGAGAAGCAATTCGTTTTGCTGTATCCAGGAGGCGTGCACGACGCTCTTTATAGGAAGGTAAGAATTTGGTATAGAGAGCATAATatatctttgtagatagtaaaaaCATCAATTGTTCTGGAAGGTGACGTAGTTGTTTACAGGGAGAGGAATACAAGCTATTTTGGTCTGAGTAGTCTGAATTTCTGCATATGACATCATGGTTTGGAGCAACAATAATACCATTTGGATTGGTTGGAGAAGACGATATATGTGATGCAAGTGCAACCTCAAAAGATATGTTATCTTACTATGTTATCCCCTTGATTATCTAATGTCTAGAAACAATGTTTTTCACCTCAAATATTGTTAGACTACAATGATCTTATGGTGCTCCAATTTTATGATATCCATGACAACAAGCTAAATGAAGAGGGCCTAAAGCTAAGGTATCTTTTGATTGCATTTTAGAAGCAAAATAATAATAGTTTTGTAATCTCCCAAATACTTTGTCCATGAGAATCAATGATCTTTATTTACCTTATTGTTTCACAGGACTGATTTTATGGGAGAgataaagaataaagatatgcaTCATGTAGTGCTTACGCCAAAAATGTCAGGAAGATTTTACTTCATCTTTGGGGAGCCTATTGAAACAAAAGGTAACTAACTGCACTAGCAAATAGTAATCTGAAAAGATATCTACATGTTCTCGTGGCAAGTCAACATATGCTACCCTGTTATCCTTTTAATAATCGAAAAATGAGTCAGAATGCATGCAGGCGTATTTTGGAGAGCCCATGTCTGATTAGGTTTGCTTCTTGTGTTTTCGATTGGTTTACTTGTTTGCATAGGGAGGGAGAAGGAGTTAAGAGATAAAGAGAAGGCCCAGCACCTCTATTTGCATGTCAAATCTGAAGTGGAGAGTTGTATCAAGTATCTGAAGAGGAGAGAGGATCCCTACAGGAGTACACTGTCCAGTCTTCTATATCAGGCAGCTCATGGTTCTGATGCAGAAATACCCACATTTGAACCCTGAGTCTGAGATGATCACTTTTGTCATTAGCTAGGGTCCAAACCAATTGTTTATATTGTTCATGTTAATCTTTTATATACATAGTTTTTTTAATTTACCTCAAATTAATTGCAGTTCATTCAAATTAGAAGGGTTGATAAATATTTAAAACTAAGTTCAGAACTGTAAACTTCTATGTGAAGTACATTAGTGGATTTACTAAGCTAGACAGGGGCTCTCATTCCACTAAATGTTCTTTTGTTAATTTCTACCGGTATATTTGTGCTAAAGGTCAATCAAAGAAACTAAGCACACATTTTCTGTCAACTTTCAGTATGTGAGGGTTGATTTTTGAAGGCATGTTATATTCAGACTTACCTTAAATCTATTTTTTCTTTGGCATTCATTGAAGCTCTTATTTTCTTTCCATTTGGGTAAGCCAAGGACGCCTGCTACGACTCAAAGAAATTTCAACAAATAAAAATTTAAGAATTTATATATTAGCAAAGAAAACAGGAACACCCATGAAACCAGCCTCCAATTGAAAGCAGATCAACTTGCATCAGGCACACACTGACACGACTGCCCACGGAGTTAAAACTCCCCAAAACATAGCCTGCACTAAATAGGAATTGAGCAAAGGCAAAAGCTACTCACTGGTGCACCATGTGCGGTCGGGGACGACCAGCAAAACGAGTCTTGAGCTACATGAGGAAGATGTTCGGTCGGAAGGTCGCCGTCCATCGGGCGCGGGACGTCTGCGTGACAGAGGCCTCCCGCGTGATCTTCTTGGTCGATGATGTGGCGCGAGAAGAACAAGACACCGGGTCAAGGGAGCAGACCGTGTTCATCTCCCTGTCCACCTCCAGCTCCAAAATTCCCTGCTCCCCCGCAAGCACCGTCACATCGACTACCGCGCCTAGGCGCCAGATCCGGCAGAGGTCGCGCTCGAGCGCTCCGCAAATCCCATAACCTCCACATCCGCCGCCGAGCGGGCGGGCTAGCGCAGGCTCTGTTGCTGCAGCGACggccttggccggccgcctccttccGCACGAGCCAGGATCTCGTCGAGATCGCACGCGACACACGCGGTCTTGGCTTCGGTCTCTGGGAGAGCTCAGTCTCTGGCGTCCGAGAGCACGAACGACGAGGAGGGCGCCGGCTGCCGGCGGGACTCTGGCAGGTTGGGTCGCAGGCGAGCGACTGCAGCGGCAAGCACGAGCACGCACGCGAGAGAGGAGTGGGTGATGCGGTCAGTCACTAGAGAAATGATTTGGGGAAGATGCGCTGGATCCCtctcgtcctctctctctctctctctctctctctctctctccttgcgaCGTGTTCAGCCTCATGCGACGTGGCAATGTACCATGCACCAAGATTCGTACGCGTACATCCAACGGCAACAACAATGTAAGTTACCAGGGAGCGCTGCTGTCACCGTCGACGGAATCATGACTGTGCAGGAAGGTTCAGCCTTGCTGCTTGCAGTTTATGCCTGCTTATCTTATTTATGATCCTTTATGTGAAGAAGCAGCAACGACTTCATTTGTTTTCTTGTGTAATAGTCATGAGAGTTCACACTTTGATTTTGTTGAACCATAGAAGTACAAAATTTGATGAAGCCATACAACTGGTAGATGGTTCAGCAAAGCATATATTTGTAATGTTGCTCAGGAACGCAAATAGTGTGGTCCTTTTGTATTCAACAAAATTAGTGGTGTATTTGGCTGGTATAAGAAAGATAGTGCAATTTCCACAGATAGTGTTATATTTGCATGATATTAATTTAAAGGTGTTGTCGAAAGTAAGCCGAGGAGAGTACAAATGCACGGATTAGCCTATGTCTCGCTCGAATAACAGGAGAAAGGACGGAAAATAAGAGGGAGATGGTGAGATGGGCATTGGGCAGTCGTCCGCAAGTGTCTGTCACTCCGTATTGGCCAGATTAGGCCCAATCTGCCTAGCTAATCAATTGTTTTTGGGCAGCATGACGCAATTGATACATCCAAATGGATCAAAATTAATTAACCATGTTAATGAATACATCTTTATATTCACTATTTTAGTGAATGCGTGTTgttgaaacttttcaaaaaaaaatctgatttttctgATGAATGTGAAACGTAGCCCAACTAATATTTGAGACTTAAATTAATATTTGGTCATAGAAATTGATATGTACTACCATTTTTTCTTACTATGTGTTCATGCCTTCCAGTCCAAATAGACAACTTCAGAACAATTGTTCTTGCTCTTTAGTTCTTAATCTGTAATTTCCTTTATAAATATGATGGAAGTTAAATTGCAaagattgcatgaacaaagacatGTGGTGCTCATCGACGGCGAAGAAAACATGGTCATCAGCTTCAGCAAAATCGAATCCCAAGTAGGAGAAACTTCACATATATACACTTCACATCCATCCGGACTCTGCTGCCCGTCAATTGTTTAATGCTACACTTCTACTAACACCTTAGTCGAAATTCAGTTTGGCCTGTCAAGCACGTCTCTGGACATGCCCGGCATGGACGACTACCTGCAGCAGGACTCTGTCGCTTGCGCAGTCTGCGCCAAGCTTGGCTGCGCCACTCACCCGCGAAGCATCGCTGAGAGGGTTAGTTAGTTTCCTGCAGTATTCTTGGTGTTTGTCTTTGTTCCACATGTTTGTACTAAATATTTTTTTTGCTTATGTTGTTTAGGAAAGAATAACAAGGATTAGCAAGAGGCTAAGGAGGCTGCAAGACCTTGTGCCCAACATGGACAAGCTAACTAAATCAGTTGAACTGATGCACGCTGTCAATTCTGTCACCACATAGAGATGAAAATTTCACCATGAATTACAGAAGCTCATACTCTCTAAAGTACTAAAACTGACGACTATGTCAAGCCTGATGTATTTTGTGCATGTTTGCAAAGCAAGATTGTGACACTCGAAGAACTATGTCAAGCCACTGTCAATACAATCCTCTTATTTAAGTCCCTGAACAAATGGACTCTTATGCGTAAATATCGTTGTTGGCCCAGCGGGCATTGACTCTACTTGATATTCATCGCTGCGTAGCCTACCCAAATAAGCTAAATGACCAAAGCTTTCTATATGATGGACCTCTGCCTATGTAGCTTGCCTCATAAAAGCAATGTAAATATGCTATCATGAACTGATCTCATACCTTTCCTAATATTCTTAAAATGCTTGATTTGATCTCaccctttgcgccattggcgcaacgggtcatctagtgggAATAAGAGACCGCCACATGAGCCAAAACCCACTGTTACTAAAAATATCTACTGTGCGTGGTCAGTTCATTAATATGTTTTCATTAAGAACAATAGATGAGTTTATGTTAATCAAACCCATCAAGGTCTCCACAGCTCACAAGCATCAAACGACCATGCATGAACAGCGAACGGTTCCCTCCCCCACAGCTACTCAGGAGACATCTGTGTTATCACGCGGTGATGGAAGCAACGAGCAATTTTTCAACACACACCCGGATGATCAGTCAGGGGAACCCAAACCAGGCACGCACGTCCTGATCGGACTCCTCGTTCTCGAACTTGGGGTAGAAGGTGGCCCGGGTCCGCGCCGCGGCGAAGGCGCGCATTGCTGTCTAACGAGAACTCCTTGAACATAGTGGAGAGCGGCCACGAGGGACGAAGACGCCGCCCCTGCTGTGTTGCGGGACGAGAGGGTCGTCGTCTTCTCCAAGCCCCCGGCGGCCGTGGACGAGGGGGCGGGGGTGGGAGTGGCCGACTCCTGCTCCTGCTTGCCCTACGACTGCAAGGTGGGACACGGTTAGGGTTCGAGGAGTCCGAGAGGTGGAGGGTCGAGAGGCGGACGTATGTGGCCACGGTCGCGGTCCCGGCGAGGAGGCATTGCGAGGGGCGAGGCGGGGACGGAGGTGGAAGTCGGCGGGGAAGCGCCACCCCGGGAGGAGGGCGACAATCTGGTTGGGGCTAGGCCCGGTTGCCCGGCACGCTTTGCTCCTGTTGACCGTAGCGAAGAAGGTCCATTTTTGGGCACATTTCCAGCTACCATTGCCAAAATTTCTACCACATACATCTTTTGATGTGTGGCAAAATCAAACTGTTTGGTTGGTAGCCATGCCTTAGGTTAGGTGTGGCAGATTTTGTGTGGTGTGTGTTTGGATGGCTTCCATAAATGTTTGGCAAAAAGTTATGGTTTGCGTTTGGTTTCCTGCCACAGGTGGTTAGAATCACCTTACTGCTGGAGTGATGAGATTACTTGCCATTTGTCTTGCAAAGCAATCATACTACAACATGCTCCAGTAAATGTAAGAAGATTCTGTCGCAATAATAATAACCATAAAAATAACATGGAGCATTTTCTATTAATCTCATCTGTACAAAATAATTCAAAACTACAAATTCATAATCAAGATAGAA encodes the following:
- the LOC123142369 gene encoding acyltransferase-like protein At3g26840, chloroplastic, translated to LDYNDLMVLQFYDIHDNKLNEEGLKLRTDFMGEIKNKDMHHVVLTPKMSGRFYFIFGEPIETKGREKELRDKEKAQHLYLHVKSEVESCIKYLKRREDPYRSTLSSLLYQAAHGSDAEIPTFEP